Within Dysosmobacter sp. Marseille-Q4140, the genomic segment GGAATAAGTCCGGCACTCATCCGGTGCGTATTCCGGCAGCAATTTTTCTGCCCACTCCTTACCCTTATCTTCCAGCACCGGCGCATTGGTCATGATATAGACCAAATAGCGGTATGGATCAAGCCCATTCTCTTTTGCCGTTTCAATCAAGCTGAAAATGATTGCGCTGCCCTGTGCCCCGTTGGGTGTATTGGCAAACAGAAAGTTCTTCCGGTCCATTACGAAAGGCTTTATGCTGCGTTCAGCCCGGTTGTTGCTCACTTCCAGCCGCCCGTCCTCCAGATAGCGGATCAGATACGGCCACTGTTCTTTCAGATAATACACTGCCTTCCCCAAAGCGGACTTTGGCGGCGCCTTACTGCGTTCTGCCCATGACAACAGAGCGTTCAGGACCGGCTTTGCCCGGCTCTGCCGCTGGATACATCGTTCTTCAAATGGAAGGCCGGCAATTTCCCGCTCTATGGAGAACAGCTGGTTACAGAACCGCTGTCCCTCCAGGGCTGCACATCCCGCCTGTTCCCCCTTGGGCAGAGCGTTCACCGCCTCGTCAAATTTCCGCCGTGCGTGGGCCCAGCATCCAACTACCCGGATGCTTCCGGGCAGCTTGTGGTACCCTGAGTAGCCGTCCGCATGCAGATACCCGGTAAACCCCTGTAGGAATGCCGCCGCATTCTCCGCCTTCCGGTTCGGCCGGTATTCATACAGTACAATGGGATGCTCCGCATCGCACCCCGTCCGGTAAAGCCACATATAGCTCTTGGACTGGGCAGATCTCCCCGGCTCCCGCAGCACCTGCAGGGTGGTCTCATCCGCGTGCAGCACATCCCGCCCCACCAATTCCCGGTGGAGCTGGTCATATACTGGCCGGAGCCAGTCCTCCGCTGCCCGCAGGATCCAGTTGCTCATCGTCTGCCGGGACAATTTTACCCCGGCCCGGTTCCACTCCTGCTCCTGCCGGTACAGCGGGGACCCCATTACAAACTTCTGCACCATGATGTGGGCTATCGCCTCCGGGGACGCATAGCTGCCGGGGATCACGGCCGGAACCCTTTTTGCCTTTACGACCGGAGTTTCTGTACTCTCCTTTTTGCATCGCTGGCAGGAATAAGTATAGTATACATC encodes:
- a CDS encoding IS66 family transposase produces the protein MKNDLKTATSNTEMVTISRAEYDALLQKSEGYAELNQKLEWLMEQLRLVKKKTYGSSSEHTREELMDQLSFVFNEAEAWQAAEEKARETTTVAEHTRKKRSSRVEEVLPEDVPVEVVEHYPDEAAQVCPECGSQMSMIGKEVRRSLVMIPAQVKIREDVYYTYSCQRCKKESTETPVVKAKRVPAVIPGSYASPEAIAHIMVQKFVMGSPLYRQEQEWNRAGVKLSRQTMSNWILRAAEDWLRPVYDQLHRELVGRDVLHADETTLQVLREPGRSAQSKSYMWLYRTGCDAEHPIVLYEYRPNRKAENAAAFLQGFTGYLHADGYSGYHKLPGSIRVVGCWAHARRKFDEAVNALPKGEQAGCAALEGQRFCNQLFSIEREIAGLPFEERCIQRQSRAKPVLNALLSWAERSKAPPKSALGKAVYYLKEQWPYLIRYLEDGRLEVSNNRAERSIKPFVMDRKNFLFANTPNGAQGSAIIFSLIETAKENGLDPYRYLVYIMTNAPVLEDKGKEWAEKLLPEYAPDECRTYSIQNQKDI